One window from the genome of Planctomycetaceae bacterium encodes:
- a CDS encoding RNA polymerase sigma factor yields the protein MEPTPHVNDCRATGVSELTLRCLFDSEETPLLRYAFSLVGRRAVAEDIVQEVFLQLHSHWADVESPKAWLYRAVRNRAYNHVRDSKREVLIDVDCDAQAGASEDDSPSASLEHMEAVAAVRQSLEDLDESDRQLVQLKYFKDLKYRDISTQTGLSIGNVGYRLHHILKELADKLRKLGFDEKS from the coding sequence TTGGAACCGACTCCGCACGTCAACGACTGCCGTGCCACGGGCGTGAGCGAACTCACGTTGCGGTGTTTGTTCGATTCCGAAGAAACGCCTCTGCTGCGTTATGCGTTTTCGCTGGTGGGGCGGCGAGCCGTCGCTGAAGACATTGTGCAGGAAGTGTTTCTACAGCTTCATTCGCACTGGGCTGACGTGGAATCGCCGAAAGCGTGGCTGTATCGAGCCGTGCGGAATCGAGCCTACAACCACGTCCGCGACAGTAAACGAGAAGTCCTGATCGACGTCGATTGCGATGCGCAGGCCGGTGCTTCTGAAGATGACTCGCCTTCCGCATCGCTGGAACACATGGAAGCCGTGGCGGCTGTCAGGCAAAGTCTGGAAGACCTGGATGAATCTGATCGGCAGCTGGTTCAGCTGAAGTATTTCAAAGACCTGAAGTATCGCGACATCAGTACTCAAACGGGCCTGAGCATCGGCAACGTCGGCTATCGACTGCACCATATTTTAAAGGAGCTGGCAGACAAACTGCGGAAGCTCGGATTCGACGAAAAGTCATGA